A genomic stretch from Thunnus maccoyii chromosome 19, fThuMac1.1, whole genome shotgun sequence includes:
- the LOC121886032 gene encoding uncharacterized protein LOC121886032, with the protein MRDPCRICGVRLVGSQCRWIFSSAAQRKLQVILSHVLGWEVTRDGRGEFLCGKCVFQLEKVVQCDVNISQLQDEHNNQIQKVQAEKEQIIQCIVHIYNKNNPSLLKRDRESTSSRIPIRCSGVGSPDDEAVSQLASEGQWFRESGSDHVENRMRRCLSLDVIASKGAFPGRSGLRSSRLGSAAGLDGSMKSFGLRGTRHRSQSMYLDLVHRKGTLPRPGFKGLSTSLQSLNRDFASDTPPDPPPKLKLREPKVFVARHGVTDDPKGKVQARALLRSSSNQPSVISDLIQLLRCISKQQVSTPLGSRIPVLKRLSAGYINPRAKRRHREAEWKSLHNLAKEFDDEYTPVRVEVVLFSNQENHCSTSNKL; encoded by the coding sequence ATGAGGGACCCGTGTCGTATATGCGGTGTTCGTCTGGTTGGAAGCCAGTGTCGCTGGATTTTCAGCTCCGCGGCACAGAGGAAGCTACAAGTCATCTTGTCCCATGTGCTGGGCTGGGAGGTGACTCGCGATGGTCGTGGAGAGTTCCTCTGTGGGAAATGCGTGTTCCAGTTGGAGAAGGTGGTACAATGTGATGTTAACATCAGCCAGCTGCAGGATGAGCACAATAATCAGATCCAGAAGGTGCAGGCAGAAAAAGAGCAAATCATCCAGTGCATCGTCCACAtctacaacaaaaacaacccaAGCCTGCTAAAGAGGGACAGGGAGAGCACCAGTTCCAGGATTCCAATCAGGTGCTCTGGTGTGGGCAGTCCTGATGATGAGGCTGTATCTCAGTTGGCCTCTGAAGGACAGTGGTTCAGGGAGAGTGGAAGTGATCACGTGGAGAATCGCATGAGAAGGTGTTTGAGTCTGGATGTAATTGCTAGTAAAGGGGCATTCCCAGGGCGCTCAGGCCTCAGAAGCAGCAGGCTGGGATCAGCGGCCGGGCTTGATGGATCAATGAAGAGCTTTGGTCTCCGAGGCACACGCCACCGCTCACAGAGCATGTATCTTGACCTGGTCCATCGTAAGGGCACACTGCCTAGACCTGGTTTCAAAGGTCTCTCCACATCCCTGCAGTCCCTTAATAGAGACTTTGCCTCAGACACCCCTCCAGACCCTCCACCCAAACTAAAACTCAGAGAGCCCAAGGTGTTTGTTGCCAGACATGGTGTCACTGATGATCCGAAAGGAAAGGTCCAGGCCAGAGCGCTGCTCCGCAGCTCCTCGAATCAACCTTCTGTGATCTCTGACCTGATCCAGCTCCTGCGCTGCATCTCCAAGCAGCAAGTATCTACCCCTCTAGGGAGCCGCATCCCAGTCCTTAAGAGGTTAAGTGCTGGCTACATCAACCCCCGAGCCAAGCgcagacacagagaggcagaatgGAAGTCTCTGCATAACCTTGCAAAGGAATTTGATGATGAGTACACACCTGTTAGAGTGGAGGTAGTTCTTTTCAGTAACCAGGAAAACCACTGTAGCACCAGTAATAAGCTGTGA